In Pseudoalteromonas carrageenovora IAM 12662, the following proteins share a genomic window:
- a CDS encoding nitrate reductase, whose product METLNTCSNTPLLKQTTCAYCGVGCGVDISLLNNTPTKLEGTREHPANFGRLCVKGTHLLDTTGSDNRLTSPLIDNEPASWDAATKYVANRFNAIIKEHGPESVAFYVSGQLLTEDYYVANKLMKGYIGSGNIDTNSRLCMSSAVAGYKRAFGEDVVPCTYEDLEQTELLILIGSNAAWTHPVLYQRMERAKKLNPNMKVVVIDPRKTDTAELADTFLNIKPGSDGALYNGLLNYLSEHNYLDTQFINEHTNGFETALVEAKKWSVKAVSDFCDIDAQLVSDFYALFAKSPTAISFYSMGINQSSSGVDKCNAIINAHLASGKLLKPGCGPFSITGQPNAMGGREVGGLANQLAAHLDIENEAHQQLVQRFWQSPTIAQKAGCNAIDMFDEIAKGKIKAIWVMATNPMVSLPNNAAIQHALEQCELVVVSDCIAKSDTLKFANVAFPSTGWGEKNGTVTNSERRISRQRPLVEPFSGAKNDWQIMCLVAQKMGFEGFDFTDPSGIFEEWAQLTDFENNGDRLLNLSALVGLSQQQYDNLKPVMWPVLKNEPYKNGQVFVNKQFSTADKKARFIPITPKLPVQQTSSDYPFVMNSGRIRDQWHTMSRTGKSTALSTHITRPYIEINPIDASRLNIKANDLITANAKTGQVTAHAKVTDAVRKGECFMPIHWNKQFASSATVSGLYQSVVDPISGQAECKHGAVDLVKAQFAQYMQIFSKTELKITSDFWLKVNASNCVNYQLALNEPQIDLLYYCQTLTGLQGQWSAMGSAKAMHVQCIQNEQLVFVAVISLAQKDISLEWINHLFAEPLITFIQLQSLLYATPDEEFTQGAQVCSCFKVREQPIINAIKSDANTVDQLGAKLKCGTNCGSCKTQLSQLIKQHGTKNANSIDVAVVI is encoded by the coding sequence ATGGAAACTTTAAACACTTGTTCAAACACGCCTTTGCTTAAACAAACTACCTGCGCTTATTGTGGTGTAGGGTGCGGGGTTGATATTTCATTATTAAATAATACCCCAACAAAACTTGAAGGCACGCGCGAGCACCCCGCTAATTTTGGCCGCTTGTGTGTTAAAGGCACGCATTTGCTTGACACCACCGGCAGTGATAATCGCTTAACATCACCCCTTATTGATAACGAGCCTGCCAGCTGGGATGCTGCAACAAAATACGTTGCTAATAGATTTAACGCCATTATTAAAGAGCATGGGCCGGAATCGGTTGCGTTTTATGTATCGGGGCAGTTACTCACTGAGGATTACTACGTTGCCAATAAATTAATGAAAGGCTACATAGGCTCAGGCAATATAGATACAAACTCAAGGCTGTGTATGTCATCGGCGGTTGCCGGTTATAAACGTGCGTTTGGTGAGGACGTAGTACCATGTACCTACGAAGATTTAGAGCAAACTGAGCTACTTATTTTAATTGGCTCAAATGCAGCTTGGACTCACCCGGTACTATACCAGCGTATGGAGCGCGCAAAAAAGCTTAATCCAAACATGAAAGTAGTGGTTATCGACCCGCGAAAAACCGATACAGCCGAGCTTGCCGATACCTTTTTAAATATAAAACCAGGCAGCGACGGAGCACTTTATAACGGCTTACTTAATTATTTAAGTGAACATAACTATTTAGATACGCAATTTATTAACGAGCATACTAATGGCTTTGAAACAGCTCTTGTAGAGGCGAAAAAGTGGAGTGTAAAAGCGGTAAGTGACTTTTGTGATATTGACGCGCAGCTAGTGAGTGACTTTTACGCCTTATTTGCAAAAAGTCCAACCGCCATTAGTTTTTATTCAATGGGTATTAACCAATCAAGCTCAGGGGTTGATAAGTGTAATGCTATTATAAATGCGCATTTAGCGTCGGGCAAATTGTTAAAACCTGGCTGTGGCCCGTTTTCAATAACGGGGCAACCTAATGCAATGGGTGGGCGTGAAGTAGGTGGCTTGGCAAATCAATTAGCAGCACATTTAGACATTGAAAACGAAGCGCATCAACAGTTAGTGCAGCGTTTTTGGCAATCACCAACAATAGCTCAAAAAGCAGGGTGTAATGCTATTGATATGTTTGATGAAATCGCCAAAGGAAAAATAAAAGCTATTTGGGTAATGGCAACCAATCCAATGGTAAGCTTACCTAATAACGCAGCAATACAACATGCACTTGAGCAATGTGAGCTGGTGGTTGTGTCTGACTGTATAGCCAAAAGTGATACGCTAAAATTTGCTAATGTGGCGTTTCCATCAACCGGATGGGGCGAAAAAAACGGCACAGTAACTAACTCAGAGCGCAGAATATCAAGGCAACGCCCGCTAGTTGAGCCTTTCTCAGGAGCTAAAAACGATTGGCAAATAATGTGTTTAGTTGCCCAAAAAATGGGCTTTGAAGGATTTGATTTTACAGACCCAAGTGGCATTTTTGAAGAATGGGCACAACTTACTGATTTCGAAAATAATGGTGATAGGTTATTAAATTTATCAGCCTTAGTAGGGCTTTCGCAGCAGCAGTACGATAACTTAAAACCCGTTATGTGGCCGGTACTAAAAAATGAGCCATATAAAAACGGGCAGGTTTTTGTTAATAAACAATTTAGCACCGCAGATAAAAAAGCCCGCTTTATACCTATAACGCCCAAACTTCCTGTGCAGCAAACATCAAGCGATTACCCTTTTGTAATGAACTCAGGGCGAATACGCGACCAATGGCATACAATGAGCCGCACCGGAAAAAGTACAGCGCTTTCTACTCATATAACCCGCCCATACATTGAAATAAACCCCATTGATGCCAGCAGACTAAATATAAAAGCAAACGATTTAATAACTGCCAATGCTAAAACTGGGCAGGTTACAGCTCATGCAAAAGTAACGGATGCCGTGCGTAAAGGTGAGTGTTTTATGCCTATTCACTGGAACAAGCAATTTGCCTCATCCGCTACGGTAAGTGGGCTTTATCAATCGGTTGTTGACCCTATTTCGGGCCAAGCTGAATGCAAACATGGTGCCGTTGATTTAGTTAAAGCGCAGTTTGCTCAGTACATGCAAATTTTTAGCAAAACAGAGCTTAAAATAACCAGTGATTTTTGGCTTAAAGTTAACGCAAGTAATTGTGTCAACTACCAGTTAGCGCTCAATGAGCCGCAAATTGATTTGCTTTATTATTGCCAAACACTGACAGGGTTACAAGGGCAGTGGTCGGCAATGGGCAGTGCAAAAGCAATGCATGTTCAATGTATTCAAAACGAGCAGTTAGTGTTTGTTGCGGTTATTTCGTTAGCTCAAAAAGACATATCACTTGAGTGGATAAATCATTTATTTGCAGAGCCTTTAATAACCTTTATCCAATTACAGTCATTGCTGTATGCCACGCCCGATGAAGAGTTCACCCAAGGCGCACAAGTATGTAGCTGCTTTAAAGTACGTGAGCAGCCCATTATAAATGCCATTAAAAGTGATGCAAATACAGTGGATCAGTTGGGGGCTAAATTAAAATGCGGCACTAACTGTGGTTCGTGTAAAACGCAGTTAAGCCAATTAATAAAGCAACATGGTACAAAAAACGCTAACAGTATTGATGTTGCGGTTGTCATTTAA
- a CDS encoding FAD-dependent oxidoreductase — translation MPSKQRVVVVGNGMVGHHFVQQLVSQQGDSKNVDITVLSGEDRLAYDRVQLSSFFKGKTEDDLALTCSKTYQDWQVGFHTHSKVVDINRDAKTVTTSKGESFAYDKLILATGSFAFVPPIPGKDREHCLVYRTINDLHAIKKSAQGSKVGVVIGGGLLGLEAANALKQLGLQTHVIEFAPQLMGVQIDGAGGRLLKNKITELGVTVHTSVATEQITEGENSRYKMCFKGGQTLETDMIVFSAGIRPYDNLAREFNLELGERGGIVINNHCQTSDKNIYAIGECALWNNFIFGLVAPGYAMAKVAAGHVLKQLASSTASNTPLSNYSNNTDEFSGADMSTKLKLMGVEVGSIGDAHARSEGAISYYFEDQPNGIYKKVVTNEQGNKLIGAVLVGDTSEYDNLLQYHLNSIELSVPAESLIMPLAGDTGELSADDLPSDAIICACHKVTKHTIEHAVMQGCSDLSDVQQATKASTGCGGCEKLVQSVISRALNNKIATLIPADEPVSQSA, via the coding sequence ATGCCAAGCAAGCAGCGTGTTGTAGTCGTAGGAAACGGAATGGTCGGGCATCATTTTGTACAGCAGCTAGTATCGCAACAAGGTGATAGCAAAAATGTTGATATTACAGTACTCAGTGGTGAAGACCGCCTCGCTTATGACCGCGTACAACTTTCGTCATTTTTTAAAGGTAAAACCGAAGACGATTTAGCACTTACCTGCAGTAAAACCTATCAAGATTGGCAAGTTGGTTTTCATACTCATTCTAAAGTGGTTGATATAAACCGTGATGCAAAAACGGTTACTACCTCAAAAGGCGAATCATTTGCGTACGACAAGTTAATACTGGCAACAGGCTCATTTGCATTTGTGCCACCCATTCCAGGTAAAGATCGTGAGCATTGCCTAGTTTACAGAACCATTAACGATTTACACGCTATAAAAAAATCAGCACAAGGCAGTAAAGTCGGCGTGGTTATTGGTGGCGGTTTATTAGGACTAGAAGCTGCAAATGCGTTAAAGCAGCTTGGCTTGCAAACCCATGTAATAGAATTTGCGCCACAACTTATGGGCGTACAAATAGATGGTGCTGGTGGGCGGTTACTAAAAAATAAAATTACCGAGCTCGGCGTTACAGTGCATACCTCAGTGGCTACAGAGCAAATTACTGAAGGTGAAAACAGCCGTTATAAAATGTGCTTTAAGGGTGGTCAAACCCTAGAAACTGACATGATTGTATTTTCAGCCGGTATTCGCCCATACGACAATTTAGCTCGCGAGTTTAATTTAGAATTAGGTGAGCGCGGCGGCATTGTAATAAACAACCATTGCCAAACGAGTGATAAAAACATATACGCAATAGGCGAATGCGCCCTTTGGAATAACTTTATTTTTGGCCTTGTAGCACCGGGCTACGCTATGGCAAAAGTAGCGGCGGGGCATGTTTTAAAGCAGCTTGCTTCAAGTACAGCTTCAAACACACCTTTAAGCAACTATTCAAACAATACTGATGAATTTAGCGGCGCCGATATGAGCACCAAGCTTAAATTAATGGGTGTTGAAGTGGGCTCAATTGGTGATGCCCATGCACGCAGTGAAGGCGCAATTAGCTATTACTTTGAAGATCAGCCAAACGGTATTTACAAAAAAGTAGTCACTAATGAGCAAGGCAATAAACTCATAGGTGCTGTACTGGTTGGCGATACCAGCGAATACGATAACTTATTGCAATATCACTTAAATAGTATAGAGCTTAGTGTGCCCGCAGAGTCTTTAATAATGCCGCTTGCAGGAGATACTGGTGAGCTAAGTGCTGATGATTTACCAAGTGATGCCATTATTTGTGCGTGCCACAAGGTTACAAAACACACCATTGAACACGCTGTTATGCAAGGCTGCAGCGATTTAAGTGATGTGCAGCAAGCCACTAAAGCAAGTACTGGCTGTGGAGGGTGTGAAAAATTAGTGCAAAGCGTTATTAGTCGTGCACTCAATAATAAAATAGCCACCCTTATCCCTGCAGATGAACCTGTATCACAGAGCGCTTAA
- a CDS encoding alginate export family protein — MFNHKKNLPIIFILGSLTAPSISQAAQTDLNFRLRFESAEQDNALKDASSLTLRTRLTHKTDEVNGFSALIEVEDSRSLLGVDDYNNTLGKNTNYSVIADPETTEVDQGFIKYAKDALSIKVGRQVIALDGQRFVGHVGFRQDRQTFDAATVNYTFNDINLHYSYISKRNRIFADSKDIDSSDHLINASFKTSVGKVVLYSYLLSNDAVDDDSLDTYGVSFNGNKTLSDIKFYYKAEYATQSASTSISDFDADYYAFEGGIDLGGLGIETVTLKAGIESLGSDNGDYGFATPLATMHKFNGWADTFLATPTQGLDDTYVSLNGKAFDGKWLVAYHNFDANDSVNGVDDLGSELNVQYVKPINKTYAVGAKYADYSAGDSAAGKVDTQKLWVWVSAKF; from the coding sequence ATGTTCAATCATAAAAAAAACTTACCTATTATTTTTATACTGGGTAGCTTAACTGCGCCTTCAATAAGTCAAGCGGCGCAAACCGATCTTAACTTTAGACTGCGTTTTGAAAGCGCAGAGCAAGATAACGCGTTAAAAGATGCAAGTAGCTTAACGCTGCGTACACGCCTTACTCATAAAACAGATGAAGTGAATGGTTTTTCTGCACTTATTGAAGTTGAAGACAGCCGAAGCTTGTTAGGTGTAGACGATTACAACAATACACTGGGTAAAAATACTAATTACTCAGTAATAGCCGACCCAGAAACCACAGAAGTAGATCAAGGTTTTATAAAATACGCAAAAGATGCTTTATCAATTAAAGTGGGTAGGCAAGTAATAGCGCTTGATGGGCAGCGGTTTGTGGGCCACGTTGGCTTTAGGCAAGACAGACAGACTTTTGATGCTGCAACAGTAAATTACACGTTTAATGATATTAACTTGCACTATAGCTACATAAGCAAGCGCAACCGTATATTTGCTGATAGCAAAGATATTGATTCATCAGATCACCTAATCAATGCAAGTTTTAAAACAAGCGTAGGTAAGGTGGTTTTATACAGTTATTTATTAAGTAACGACGCAGTAGATGATGACAGCTTAGATACCTATGGTGTTTCTTTTAATGGTAATAAAACGCTCAGCGATATTAAATTTTACTACAAAGCAGAGTACGCCACGCAATCTGCATCAACTAGCATAAGTGATTTTGACGCAGATTATTATGCGTTTGAAGGCGGTATTGATTTAGGCGGTTTAGGCATTGAAACCGTTACATTAAAAGCCGGTATTGAGTCACTGGGTTCTGATAATGGCGATTATGGTTTTGCTACGCCGCTTGCCACAATGCATAAATTTAATGGTTGGGCTGATACGTTTTTAGCAACACCAACACAAGGGCTTGATGACACTTATGTAAGTTTAAATGGTAAAGCCTTTGACGGTAAATGGTTAGTGGCGTATCACAACTTTGATGCAAACGACAGCGTCAATGGGGTTGATGATTTAGGCTCGGAGCTTAATGTGCAATACGTTAAGCCTATTAATAAAACCTATGCCGTAGGCGCTAAATATGCCGATTATTCAGCAGGCGATAGCGCGGCGGGCAAAGTCGATACCCAAAAGCTATGGGTGTGGGTAAGCGCTAAATTTTAG
- a CDS encoding bifunctional protein-serine/threonine kinase/phosphatase, translating to MFDETQKASALTNELNVEFGGHSSKGIKTENQDAFAALNTQAQEKESKGVIACLADGCSSAKNAKQASQLSVTHFINEYLNTPPSWAVKKSVSKVLASLNQWLYSQSVNYNHLGQRQADWMTTFTALILKSATGYIFHLGDTRITRLRAKSMEAITRDHKVNDTLTRALGAQLHQEIDVYEVDLKADDIYILTCDGVHDVLPNSDIQKLIDEHTNLEHAAKAVTELAIARGSDDNVSCLLVKVNSIAKQNLDELYHSLTRRKIPPPLKVGQKIDDFTVIRELHASSRSHIYLVQQTPDTPPVVLKAPSVNFEDDVHYLQGFIREGWVGQRINHPNVMKVLNTQSQSRFLYHICEYMDGQTLSDWKHDVPHPEITQVRSIIEQIVQALRAFQRLDMVHRDLKLDNVMIDAHGKVTLIDYGTVSVAAMDESVKQIADDCPQGTVDYTAPETLITMHADFKSDLFSLGVVAYELLCSKLPYQPLAHNHVLKDYTHWQYTSIRKHRADIPFWLDQALMKALAPKPEFRYHAFSEFISDINKPNPHLKSTAPKDSIMKRDPVLVWKSISLCLFIALVCVLIIKN from the coding sequence ATGTTTGATGAAACCCAAAAAGCCAGCGCACTTACAAACGAACTTAACGTTGAGTTTGGTGGGCACAGTAGCAAAGGTATAAAAACCGAAAACCAAGATGCGTTTGCTGCTCTTAATACTCAAGCGCAAGAAAAAGAGTCAAAAGGGGTTATTGCCTGCTTGGCCGATGGGTGTTCATCAGCAAAAAATGCTAAACAAGCTTCACAGTTATCGGTAACGCACTTTATAAATGAGTATTTAAATACACCGCCAAGTTGGGCCGTTAAAAAGTCGGTATCTAAGGTATTGGCCAGTTTAAATCAGTGGCTGTATTCGCAATCGGTTAACTATAATCACCTCGGCCAACGCCAAGCAGATTGGATGACCACGTTTACAGCGCTTATTTTAAAATCGGCCACGGGTTATATTTTTCATTTAGGTGATACCCGAATTACGCGTTTACGTGCAAAAAGTATGGAGGCGATAACACGCGACCATAAAGTAAACGATACCCTAACGCGAGCTTTAGGCGCGCAGCTTCATCAAGAAATTGATGTATACGAAGTTGATTTAAAAGCTGATGATATTTATATACTTACCTGCGATGGTGTACACGATGTGTTGCCAAACAGTGATATACAAAAGCTAATTGATGAGCATACTAATTTAGAACACGCAGCTAAAGCAGTGACAGAGCTTGCCATAGCAAGAGGCAGTGACGACAACGTAAGCTGCTTACTTGTAAAAGTGAATAGTATTGCAAAACAAAATTTAGACGAGTTATATCACTCTTTAACTAGGCGAAAAATTCCGCCACCGTTAAAGGTTGGCCAAAAAATTGATGACTTTACTGTTATCCGTGAATTACACGCTAGTAGCCGCTCGCATATTTATTTAGTGCAACAAACACCCGATACGCCTCCTGTTGTATTAAAAGCGCCTTCGGTAAATTTTGAAGACGATGTGCATTACCTCCAAGGCTTTATAAGAGAAGGCTGGGTAGGGCAGCGTATTAATCATCCCAATGTAATGAAGGTTTTAAATACGCAATCGCAAAGCCGATTTTTATATCATATTTGCGAATACATGGACGGGCAAACATTGAGTGATTGGAAGCATGATGTGCCGCATCCAGAAATTACCCAAGTGCGTAGTATTATTGAACAAATAGTACAAGCACTTAGAGCGTTTCAGCGTTTGGATATGGTGCATCGCGATTTAAAACTCGATAACGTGATGATAGACGCTCACGGCAAAGTAACATTAATCGATTACGGCACTGTAAGTGTTGCGGCTATGGATGAGTCGGTAAAGCAAATTGCTGATGATTGCCCGCAAGGTACGGTAGATTATACCGCACCAGAGACGCTTATTACTATGCACGCCGATTTTAAGAGTGATTTATTTTCGCTAGGCGTTGTTGCGTATGAATTATTATGTTCAAAATTGCCGTATCAACCACTCGCTCATAATCACGTACTAAAAGATTACACTCACTGGCAATACACAAGTATTCGTAAACACAGAGCAGATATCCCGTTTTGGTTAGATCAGGCTTTAATGAAAGCATTGGCTCCCAAACCTGAATTCAGATACCACGCATTTTCTGAATTTATAAGTGATATCAATAAACCTAATCCACATTTAAAAAGTACCGCCCCGAAAGACTCAATAATGAAACGCGATCCGGTTTTAGTCTGGAAAAGTATTTCGTTGTGTTTGTTTATAGCCTTGGTGTGTGTACTCATAATTAAAAATTAA
- a CDS encoding NarK family nitrate/nitrite MFS transporter — protein sequence MQPSTGFNLISFSGKMKILHLSWMVFFISFFVWFNHAPLLGAIAGSLGITMAQVKTLLILNVALTIPARVVVGMLTDKFGPRIVYAALLIVCSIPCFMFALATTFEQAAIARFALGFIGAGFVVGIRMVSEWFPANELGTAEGIYGGWGNFGSAAAAMLLPILALMFGGEDGWRYAVGVTGVLSVIFGIIWYINVTDTPKGGTYFKPKKVGAMEVTSKGDFVLLLIMKLPMYGALALLTWKLSPTGANLLSENFVVGTYAFLVLLYIYEVYKTFDINGHIFKQPVPESHRYDFKQVAVLNILYFTTFGSELAVVSMLPLFFMEVFGLDMVYAGLLASAYAFMNLASRPGGGWISDRMGRRKTLIVLTTGLAVGYFVMGLVDASWPLWLAVAAAMACSFFVQAGEGAVFAAVPLIKRRLTGQIAGMTGAYGNVGAVVYLTALSLVDYQTFFMIIAASALLGLGALFFMKEPDGHITEVNEDGTVELISVT from the coding sequence ATGCAACCGAGTACTGGGTTTAATCTCATATCGTTTAGCGGAAAAATGAAAATACTTCACTTAAGCTGGATGGTGTTTTTTATCTCATTTTTTGTATGGTTTAACCATGCGCCATTATTGGGTGCTATTGCAGGTTCGCTTGGCATTACTATGGCTCAAGTTAAAACACTGCTTATATTAAATGTTGCCTTAACTATTCCTGCTCGTGTCGTGGTTGGTATGCTTACCGATAAATTTGGTCCACGTATTGTGTACGCAGCACTACTTATTGTGTGTAGTATTCCGTGTTTTATGTTTGCCCTTGCAACAACGTTTGAGCAAGCAGCTATCGCCCGCTTTGCACTTGGCTTTATTGGTGCGGGTTTTGTTGTTGGTATTCGTATGGTGAGCGAGTGGTTCCCGGCAAACGAGTTAGGTACAGCCGAAGGTATTTACGGAGGCTGGGGTAACTTTGGCTCTGCAGCCGCCGCTATGCTACTACCAATATTAGCGCTTATGTTTGGTGGCGAAGATGGCTGGCGTTATGCGGTCGGTGTAACAGGCGTACTAAGTGTAATATTTGGTATTATTTGGTACATAAACGTAACTGATACGCCTAAAGGCGGTACATACTTTAAGCCTAAAAAAGTAGGGGCAATGGAAGTAACCAGTAAAGGCGACTTTGTACTACTGCTTATAATGAAACTACCTATGTACGGTGCATTAGCGCTACTTACCTGGAAGCTTTCTCCTACTGGCGCAAATTTACTTTCTGAAAATTTTGTAGTTGGTACATACGCGTTTTTAGTGCTGCTTTATATTTACGAAGTGTATAAAACGTTTGATATTAACGGTCATATTTTTAAGCAACCTGTTCCAGAATCACACCGTTACGACTTTAAGCAAGTTGCTGTTTTAAATATTCTTTATTTTACAACATTTGGCTCAGAGCTTGCCGTTGTATCTATGCTGCCATTATTTTTTATGGAAGTATTTGGCCTTGATATGGTGTACGCAGGCTTACTTGCCTCAGCCTATGCATTTATGAACTTAGCCTCTCGCCCTGGTGGTGGTTGGATCTCAGATAGAATGGGTCGTCGTAAAACGCTTATTGTACTTACCACAGGCTTAGCTGTAGGTTATTTTGTTATGGGCTTAGTTGACGCTAGCTGGCCGCTTTGGCTTGCAGTTGCAGCTGCCATGGCGTGTTCGTTTTTTGTGCAAGCAGGGGAAGGGGCTGTATTTGCCGCTGTGCCACTTATTAAACGCCGTTTAACTGGGCAAATTGCAGGTATGACGGGAGCTTACGGTAATGTAGGGGCTGTTGTATATTTAACGGCGCTCTCATTAGTTGATTACCAAACATTCTTTATGATTATCGCTGCCAGTGCATTGTTAGGTTTAGGTGCATTATTTTTCATGAAAGAACCTGATGGCCACATCACTGAAGTAAACGAAGATGGCACCGTTGAACTTATTTCTGTGACTTAA
- a CDS encoding HesA/MoeB/ThiF family protein, with translation MQKPPLTYQQQLRYSRHIMLVQLDIDRQEKLWQSHALIVGLGGLGCPVAQYLAASGVGTLTLVDNDLVDATNLQRQVLYKQTDVGSLKTHAAKAQLTSLNDEIDIHTIDAFLDEQSKLDELLSNIDIVIDCSDNLPTRNLLNSACYKAKIPLVSGSAIRMEGQVACFTMKQHSHCYECLSQFFNEQTQSCSESGVLSPIVGLIGSIQATEALKILAGLPSGLSEHLLLVDGLSMEFNRFKIPKNSQCPTCSK, from the coding sequence ATGCAAAAACCGCCATTAACGTATCAACAGCAATTACGTTATTCTCGCCACATTATGCTTGTACAACTTGATATAGATAGACAAGAAAAACTATGGCAATCTCATGCGCTTATAGTAGGTTTAGGTGGCTTAGGCTGCCCGGTTGCACAGTACTTAGCTGCCTCAGGTGTGGGAACATTAACGCTTGTAGATAACGATCTGGTCGATGCTACAAACTTGCAAAGGCAGGTGCTTTACAAACAAACAGATGTGGGAAGCTTAAAAACACACGCCGCTAAAGCGCAGTTAACTAGCTTAAATGATGAAATAGATATTCATACAATCGATGCATTTTTAGATGAGCAGTCAAAGCTTGACGAGCTATTAAGTAATATTGATATAGTCATTGATTGCTCTGATAACTTGCCTACACGTAATTTACTCAATAGCGCCTGTTATAAGGCTAAAATACCGCTAGTTTCAGGCTCTGCAATTAGAATGGAAGGCCAAGTTGCCTGCTTTACCATGAAACAACATAGCCATTGCTACGAGTGCTTATCACAGTTTTTTAATGAACAAACACAAAGCTGCTCTGAATCTGGCGTGCTCTCCCCTATTGTTGGGCTAATTGGCAGTATTCAGGCAACTGAGGCACTAAAAATACTTGCGGGTTTACCAAGCGGCTTAAGTGAACATTTATTGCTGGTGGATGGGCTCAGCATGGAGTTTAACCGCTTTAAAATTCCTAAAAATAGCCAGTGTCCCACCTGTAGTAAGTAA
- a CDS encoding ATP-binding cassette domain-containing protein, whose amino-acid sequence MIKLTLFKALNNFDLDINLQLESFNIAGVFGPSGSGKSTLLRCISGLEGKQSIYINNQPVHHLPSDKRGVTLQVQSCPLFPHLDVAGNLAFTQKHCANRETNISEQEVITALELQPLLKRNVQSLSGGERQRVVFARTMLAGQKLIILDEPFSALDWPLRFKTLTTLSELAAKFNIKFIIVSHSLKELLFCCDTLIQLEKGKVINQGTSALVAKAIYANNKQTPLSLLNYGIIKFDEKYAVYHLLIKQSEQQLFVSPSAVEQGGKLIIESEQISISAIKPILTEHSNILVCILINAEMIDSNWQLTLNVDGQTLYCLLSARVWDQSNYKEGDTLYAAIHNLE is encoded by the coding sequence ATGATTAAATTAACCCTATTTAAAGCACTTAATAACTTTGATTTAGATATAAACTTGCAATTAGAGTCGTTTAATATTGCAGGTGTTTTTGGTCCGTCCGGATCAGGTAAGTCTACATTGCTGCGTTGTATTAGTGGTCTTGAAGGCAAGCAAAGTATTTATATTAATAATCAACCTGTGCATCATTTACCTAGTGATAAACGCGGGGTAACACTGCAAGTGCAATCTTGTCCGTTATTTCCTCATTTAGATGTTGCCGGCAATTTAGCTTTTACTCAAAAGCACTGCGCTAATAGGGAAACTAACATATCTGAGCAAGAAGTGATTACAGCTCTTGAGTTACAACCACTCCTTAAACGCAACGTACAAAGTTTATCGGGCGGGGAGCGTCAACGAGTGGTGTTTGCACGCACAATGTTAGCAGGTCAAAAACTTATAATTTTAGATGAGCCGTTTAGTGCGCTCGACTGGCCACTTCGTTTTAAAACACTAACAACATTAAGTGAGTTAGCAGCTAAATTTAATATTAAATTTATAATAGTGAGCCACTCATTAAAGGAGCTACTGTTTTGCTGCGATACCCTAATTCAGCTTGAAAAAGGTAAGGTGATAAACCAAGGAACAAGTGCGTTAGTTGCCAAGGCTATTTATGCTAATAATAAGCAAACACCACTGAGCTTACTTAATTATGGCATTATTAAATTTGATGAAAAATACGCTGTTTATCACCTTCTAATAAAACAAAGTGAGCAGCAGTTATTTGTATCCCCAAGCGCAGTTGAGCAGGGCGGCAAGCTAATTATTGAAAGCGAACAAATATCAATTAGTGCTATAAAACCAATACTCACAGAGCATAGTAACATATTGGTTTGTATACTTATTAATGCTGAAATGATTGATAGCAATTGGCAGCTTACACTTAATGTTGATGGGCAAACATTGTATTGCTTACTTTCAGCAAGAGTATGGGATCAAAGTAATTACAAAGAGGGCGATACACTTTACGCCGCTATTCATAACCTAGAGTAA